The following proteins are encoded in a genomic region of Moorena sp. SIOASIH:
- a CDS encoding ABC transporter permease codes for MKSNLSLPHQNTIKGSQLPTIVTDSLTVLWGDWLKLRVRATQVVASGLISPVIYILAFGLGLGSTLDRTMTPAVGESYLEFILPGMVALSSMTISFAGTTFSICGDRLYTKTFEETLLMPVHPLALHVGKMMAGILRGLMTSGSVILVAVLFTGKVWSFLNPLFLLLLVLNCAVFAGLGVIVGLNVKSLEMVGLFNNFLIVPMSFLGGTFFDPGTLPTALKVIVYLLPLSYTSTGLRAAAYLPVSEFPWYAIPILLGFAIALSLFGAHQFAHQQD; via the coding sequence GTGAAATCCAATCTATCACTGCCCCATCAAAACACCATAAAAGGGTCCCAGTTACCGACTATAGTCACAGATAGCCTCACGGTTTTGTGGGGGGACTGGCTAAAGTTACGGGTGCGAGCCACCCAAGTCGTTGCTAGTGGGCTAATCTCCCCAGTGATCTACATATTAGCATTTGGTCTCGGCCTAGGGAGTACCTTAGATCGGACAATGACTCCCGCAGTTGGTGAATCCTACTTAGAATTTATTCTGCCAGGAATGGTGGCGCTGTCGTCTATGACCATTAGCTTTGCTGGCACCACCTTTTCCATTTGCGGTGATCGGCTATACACGAAAACCTTTGAGGAAACCTTGTTGATGCCAGTCCATCCCTTAGCCTTGCATGTCGGCAAAATGATGGCAGGGATTTTGCGGGGATTAATGACTTCTGGCTCAGTGATTTTGGTAGCAGTGCTGTTTACTGGGAAAGTATGGAGTTTTCTCAATCCCTTATTTCTGTTGTTGCTAGTGCTTAATTGTGCTGTGTTTGCCGGTTTAGGGGTGATAGTGGGATTGAATGTCAAATCCTTGGAAATGGTTGGTCTTTTCAACAACTTCTTAATTGTTCCAATGTCCTTCCTAGGTGGGACGTTTTTTGACCCAGGGACTTTACCTACAGCCCTAAAAGTGATTGTCTATCTATTGCCTCTAAGTTATACCAGCACTGGACTCCGGGCTGCTGCTTACTTACCTGTGTCCGAGTTTCCCTGGTATGCGATACCGATTCTGCTTGGGTTTGCGATCGCACTTTCTCTATTTGGTGCTCACCAATTTGCTCACCAGCAAGACTGA
- a CDS encoding TRAP transporter large permease subunit, producing the protein MGYDWLGPAMFGGALVLLSIGYPVAFSLGGVAILFAIVGVSLGIFDPIFMTAMPQRIFGIMGNYTLLAVPYFIFMGSMLEKSGIAEQLLETMGILFGRLRGGLALAVVIVGALLAASTGVVAATVVAMGLISLPIMLRYGYNKELATGVIVASGTLGQIIPPSVVLVVLADQLGISVGDLFIGSVIPGLMMAGAFAIHVIIVAWLKPDAAPALPLEVRDISGKALGKRVIQSMIPPLLLILLVLGSIFFGIATPTEAGAVGCLGAIVLAGVNGQLNWPSLRQSSDATMRITSMVIFILLGSTAFSLVFRGLNGDRVMEAMLLNLPGGYIGFLVVSMLTIFLLGFFIDFFEIAFIVVPLFAPVAQQLNLDLVWYGVIIGANLQASFLTPPFGFALFYLRGVAPPEVKTMEIYRGAIPFILLQLLVLVLIIAFPGIVSFLPSLST; encoded by the coding sequence ATGGGTTATGACTGGTTAGGTCCGGCCATGTTTGGCGGTGCCTTGGTATTACTTTCCATCGGCTACCCGGTAGCCTTCTCCCTAGGTGGGGTGGCAATTTTGTTTGCCATCGTGGGAGTGAGTTTGGGTATCTTTGACCCGATTTTCATGACCGCTATGCCCCAGCGGATTTTCGGGATCATGGGCAACTACACTCTCCTAGCAGTGCCCTACTTTATTTTTATGGGTTCCATGCTAGAAAAATCTGGCATTGCTGAGCAGCTGTTGGAAACCATGGGAATTCTGTTTGGACGGCTGCGAGGGGGATTGGCCTTAGCGGTGGTGATTGTGGGTGCGTTGCTGGCCGCATCTACTGGAGTCGTTGCCGCAACAGTAGTGGCCATGGGACTGATTTCCCTACCAATTATGTTGCGCTACGGTTATAACAAAGAACTAGCCACTGGCGTAATCGTAGCATCGGGGACATTAGGACAGATTATCCCACCGAGTGTAGTCCTGGTGGTATTGGCAGATCAGTTAGGAATATCCGTAGGAGACCTGTTTATCGGTTCCGTGATTCCTGGTTTAATGATGGCTGGGGCGTTTGCCATTCATGTCATCATCGTAGCATGGCTCAAGCCAGACGCAGCACCAGCCCTACCACTAGAAGTCCGAGATATCAGTGGAAAAGCGTTGGGAAAGCGGGTTATCCAATCAATGATACCGCCGTTATTGTTAATTCTATTAGTATTGGGCAGTATCTTTTTTGGGATTGCCACTCCAACGGAAGCAGGCGCTGTGGGTTGCTTGGGCGCAATAGTATTGGCTGGTGTGAATGGTCAGTTGAATTGGCCATCCCTGCGACAGAGCTCTGATGCCACGATGCGGATTACCAGCATGGTGATTTTTATATTGCTGGGTTCAACAGCATTTAGTTTAGTGTTTCGTGGCTTGAATGGCGATCGCGTAATGGAAGCGATGTTGTTAAACCTTCCCGGCGGTTACATTGGCTTCCTAGTAGTCAGTATGTTAACTATTTTCCTACTAGGCTTCTTTATTGACTTTTTTGAGATTGCCTTTATTGTCGTACCGCTGTTTGCTCCAGTGGCTCAACAGCTTAACCTTGATTTAGTCTGGTACGGCGTAATTATCGGAGCCAATCTCCAAGCTTCATTTCTGACACCACCCTTTGGCTTTGCTCTGTTTTATTTACGGGGTGTCGCCCCACCAGAGGTGAAAACCATGGAAATTTACCGAGGTGCGATTCCGTTTATTCTGTTGCAACTGCTGGTGTTAGTGTTGATTATTGCCTTTCCTGGTATAGTCAGTTTCTTACCATCTTTGAGTACCTAA